In Portunus trituberculatus isolate SZX2019 chromosome 22, ASM1759143v1, whole genome shotgun sequence, one DNA window encodes the following:
- the LOC123507472 gene encoding LOW QUALITY PROTEIN: uncharacterized protein LOC123507472 (The sequence of the model RefSeq protein was modified relative to this genomic sequence to represent the inferred CDS: inserted 1 base in 1 codon), with product MKMYRHCYLCLIIGVLLPLYYIGQRISPAMLRVVFRESACSCDLKPLQCKVWNDSEQSGEAGQDQGHSTLVVMPVMGTENTDASRATLLKCTKGKPQDMSQPAARETPYPLHECSVEVELSPCSCKRNITVRLPEPCPSTSPPHLLQHIKDSLGQSACSDIATLRGTGQKIVSYSVGGLKSAHYVXGAQQLVPRVAKMYPGWIMRLYTDASTDPYTWMCPFVCTNPHLDMCDVAHLPGLGNVSRSHPRMWRFATMGDPLVRLYMMRDADMPLLQREVDAVNHWLQAGTCYHVMRDNPYHGVPMLAGMWGGCQDKWNSNKNVLIARATALCSAPKANDQVILWNKVWPVARLNSTVHDAYSCKKYSGSLPFPSPRLNFTFVGMRTYRKRFRKDSVHNKCPPACRPKEHQDWLYC from the exons ATGAAGATGTACCGGCACTGCTATCTCTGCCTAATAATCGGCGTCCTCTTGCCTCTCTATTACATCGGCCAGCGCATCAGCCCGGCCATGCTCAGAGTTGTATTCAGGGAGAGTGCCTGCTCCTGTGACCTCAAGCCACTTCAATGCAAAGTCTGGAACGACTCAGAACAGTCAGGAGAGGCAGGCCAAGACCAGGGACACTCCACACTAGTAGTAATGCCAGTCATGGGCACCGAGAACACTGATGCCTCACGCGCCACGTTACTCAAATGTACCAAAGGGAAACCTCAGGACATGAGCCAGCCAGCTGCCAGAGAGACACCGTACCCTCTACAtgagtgttcg gtggaggtggagctgAGTCCGTGCTCATGCAAGCGGAACATCACAGTTCGGCTGCCTGAACCGTGTCCCAGcacctcccctcctcatctcctACAACACATCAAAGACAGTCTCGGTCAGTCAGCGTGCAGTGACATAGCTACTCTCAGAGGCACGGGACAAAAG ATCGTCAGCTACTCCGTGGGTGGCCTCAAGTCTGCCCATTACG TTGGAGCACAGCAGCTAGTGCCACGTGTTGCAAAG ATGTACCCAGGCTGGATCATGAGGTTATACACTGACGCCTCCACTGATCCTTATACTTGGATGTGTCCCTTCGTCTGCACCAATCCTCACCTGGACATGTGTGATGTGGCTCATCTGCCAG GTCTTGGTAACGTGAGCCGCTCCCATCCAAGGATGTGGAGGTTTGCCACAATGGGGGACCCACTGGTGCGTCTGTACATGATGCGTGACGCAGACATGCCATTGCTGCAGCGGGAGGTGGACGCCGTGAACCACTGGCTCCAGGCAGGCACG TGTTACCACGTGATGCGAGACAATCCTTACCACGGGGTCCCCATGCTGGCAGGGATGTGGGGAGGCTGCCAGGACAAATGGAATTCAAACAAGAATGTCTTGATTGCCCGTGCCACAGCACTCTGTAGCGCTCCTAAAGCTAATGACCAAGTCATTTTATGG aATAAGGTGTGGCCTGTGGCTCGTCTTAATAGTACAGTTCACGATGCTTACTCCTGCAAGAAATACTCAGGCTCCCTGCCCTTCCCGTCACCAAGGTTGAATTTCACTTTCGTAGGAATGAGGACATACAGGAAACGTTTCAGGAAAGACAGTGTACATAACAAGTGTCCCCCTGCCTGTCGCCCGAAGGAACACCAGGACTGGCTGTATTGCTGA